GGGCGACGTGGCAAGAGCTCGAGCCGCCGAAATATCCCAAAAGCGATTGCCCTGATGCCCCGGCCTTGTCGTTGCTTTGGACTCTGGAAGCTGGCGGACCAGATCAACCCGGCCGGCTTTGGGCCGGAACTCTGCCAGGGGGGCTCTTTCGGTCCGATGATCACGGCGAAACCTGGGTTCTCAACGAGAGCTTATGGAACCGGCCCGAGCGGGAGAAGTGGTTTGGCGGCGGCATGGATGAGCCGGGGATCCATTCCATTTGTGTGGACCCGCGTAACAGCTGGCGCGTTGCAATTGCCGTGTCTTGTGGAGGTGTGTGGGTCACAGAGGATGATGGCGAATCGTGGCGGATCGGATCGCACGGCTTGCGTGCGGAATATGTGCCGCCCGAAGCAGAGTTTGATCCGGTGACGCAAGACCCGCACATCATGGTCCAATGTCTCAGTGCTCCGGATGTCTACTGGATTCAACATCACAACGGGATTTTTAAATGTGAAGATAACTTAGAATCCTGGACCGAAATCACAGATTTCGCGGTTTCAAAATTTGGGTTTACCGTTGCTGTCCACCCTGAAAACCCGGACATCGCCTGGTTTGCACCTGCGGTTAAAGACTCAGCGCGGTATCCGGTCGATGGCAAAGTGGTCGTCACACGCACCAAAGACGGCGGCAAATCTTTCGAAGTGATTCGCGATGGACTGCCGCAAGATCAAGCCTTTGATTTGGTGTATCGTCATGGCCTGGCTGTCAATGATACGGGTACGCAGTTGCTTATGGGTTCAACCACCGGCTCACTGTGGAGTAGCGATAGTTCAGGGAATAGTTGGGTGCTGGTAAGCGCCCACCTGCCGCCAGTCTATGCGGTTAAGTTTGCGTAGTTGTTGAGGGTGAAATTGGAGCATCAATTTTATCCCGGTCTAACGAATACTGCGACAAACAAAGACAACTCAGAACCAGCGTTACGGCCGGAACCAGCATCGCGATATCAATGGCCATCAGGGCTTGCGCGGATTGCGCTGCCTGCTGACCGCCTTGAGACTCAACCCATCCCATAAGACCCAGCAGCAAACCAAGAACGGCTGGACCAAAGGCAAAAGAGAATTTCTCAATGGTCGTGTAGACACCCGCAAATATGCCTTCGCGACGGAGGCCGGTACGGCGAAAATCATGTTCAATCGTATCGGGCAATAGCGATTGCCCGATCAATAACAAGCCGCCTGCACCTATGCCCGTAATGACAGCACGTAGTGCTATATACCAGTGAGGATCTGCTGCTGCGCCAAACACCCAGGAGGCAGAAGCGAGCGCGAAAATCGTTGATGTGAAGTAGTAGCAGTTGGTCTTGCCAAATTTTTTACTGAGTGCAACCCAAAAAGGCTGCGAGGCGATGGTTGCGCCCGCCTGGAACAAATAATACGTCCCAAGATCCGCGTAAGTTACGCCCAGAATGCGTGTGAACAGAAGCGGTAACGCCGCGATAAAAATTGAGAATCCGAACAGCTGGGTAAACTTGACCATAAGTAAAACGACGAAAGGTTTGTTGCCAGCCGCCAGTTTGATTTGATCGCGCAGGGAATGACTATGATCTGTTGTGTGTTCAGTGAATTTGGCATCATGAGTCGACCAGAAACAGATCGTGCACACCGCAATAACCGCAATGCCGACAACGACTGACATCACCGAATGGCCAAGCAGCCCACCGCCATAATACGCGATGACGGCCGGGCCGAGCACGGAGGACAATAACTGCCCTCCAGCGATTGCACCGACTCTGAAAGACATCAAGGATGTCCGTTCATCATAGCTGCTGGTCATTTCTGCGGGCATGGCCAGATAGGGAACATTGAATACGGTATAAGCGGTCGCATTCAGAAGTAGGGCAACAAACACATAGAGAAGAAGTGTGTTCTGAGACTCAAAAGCGGGGACAGTGAAAATCATCATGAACGACAATCCGGCCAATATACCTCCGAGCATCAGGTATGGCCGCCGTCGACCCCACCGGCTTTTGGTGCGGTCGCTTAAAACGCCCATTAAAGGGTCTGTCACGGCGTCATAAATTTTCGACACCAATATCAAAGCACCTGCTGTCACCGCGGGAATGCCAACGAATTCTATCAGGAAGGTCAACAGCAACAGACTGACCGCATTGAACATGGCCGACATGGATAGACTGCCAAGCCCCCAACCGAGTCTCAAACGCAATGGCATAGAATTGGCAGCGATTGGGGCGTCAGTCATAAGCGGTTATCCATCCCAGGGCATAATCGGGTTTATTGTTCCACAGATGATCGTTGAGGGCGATGATGCCGCGCTCACCTGTTGGCGGCTAGGTGAAATCAGGGCTTAATCATAACCAGATTCGGATTTCATAAAACAAGGTAACGGGCCGGATGAAAACCTGCGATACACTT
This genomic stretch from Rhodospirillaceae bacterium harbors:
- a CDS encoding MFS transporter, producing the protein MTDAPIAANSMPLRLRLGWGLGSLSMSAMFNAVSLLLLTFLIEFVGIPAVTAGALILVSKIYDAVTDPLMGVLSDRTKSRWGRRRPYLMLGGILAGLSFMMIFTVPAFESQNTLLLYVFVALLLNATAYTVFNVPYLAMPAEMTSSYDERTSLMSFRVGAIAGGQLLSSVLGPAVIAYYGGGLLGHSVMSVVVGIAVIAVCTICFWSTHDAKFTEHTTDHSHSLRDQIKLAAGNKPFVVLLMVKFTQLFGFSIFIAALPLLFTRILGVTYADLGTYYLFQAGATIASQPFWVALSKKFGKTNCYYFTSTIFALASASWVFGAAADPHWYIALRAVITGIGAGGLLLIGQSLLPDTIEHDFRRTGLRREGIFAGVYTTIEKFSFAFGPAVLGLLLGLMGWVESQGGQQAAQSAQALMAIDIAMLVPAVTLVLSCLCLSQYSLDRDKIDAPISPSTTTQT